The sequence below is a genomic window from Flagellimonas marinaquae.
GACCTTCGCCCAAAAATTTGCGGCTTACAATGGTGAAACCAATCAGTTGGCTACTATCCAGAATATAAAAGGTTCCGTCCTAAACGAAATAAACATTAATAATTATCCTATTTTCTCATCTAACTTTTTTGACCGTGTAAGTCCCGAAGAATTCCCTATTGAAGGTTTTTGGGATGAAAATACCACGGAGACCATCGCAATAGGTGCCCAAGGATTTGATTATAGCATAGGGGGCAACAATTGTAGCTGCAATTATTCAAATACAAACAACAAAATATCAGTTGGAAGATATGAGAGTTATGACAACCAATTTGCGACGGATAACATTTATTTCCATATGGTCAATACTGATCAGAACACTGCCCAGTATGCGTTTTTTAAAAAAAACATGTTAGAAGAAGGGTTTAAACTAACCCCCGACCTGTTTTCTTCCGAAGGTATGACTTTGGAAAGCTTTGAATATCCAAATCTTGATACTTCTATATCCAAAGATCCAAGTCTAAAAATCTTTGTTTATGAAGATACAGTTGATTATTCGAATAATATTTTTCATGCGATATACCCATACACGTTTAATTTAGATATCGAATCTGAATATAATTTTTGGTTGGACAATAATTTCAATAACTACATTACGGAATTAACATACCTTAATTATAAAATAGACCATACTGGCAAACCAAATAAAACCTACAATGGTAGCAATTGGACATTGAGCCACACTTTTCAAGAAAACACTTTCTCTATAGACAAAAACACAAATAGTCAAGATTTTGTCGGAAGGTTAAGTATTTCAGATTCATTTTCTCCAAAAAGTAGCGGTCAACAAACCGTATTGGATGGCAACAATGCTACCTACAGATGGCATATTCTTTTTGATAGCCAAAACAATTCAACAGTTCCTCTACCTTCACTCCCGGAAGAACTTGAGGAGTGGATATTTATCGACAAATACAATAATCAAACTTTTGAAAGTATCGAAAACAAAGACCAGAGACAGGTTGAAGTAATTAAATATGAGGGTCTTACTTCTTACGATGAGTACCTACAAAAAGTAATTCAAAATAATGAAAAATGGTATCTGGTTTCTCCAGAAAGAGAGTCCATTTATGACAACCCTAGCCCTTGGAAAGAGAATTATTTCTATCCCAATCATTTTTTATTTGATTAATTCCCAGACTGCCCGATAAATAACTTTCTGTTATAAACATAGTATTAAATGAAAAAAATAATAAGTATCAATCGATTTGTTTTAATAGGTATCGCCTTAACTGCCTTGCTTTCTTGCTCCTCAGACTCCAGTGACACCACACCTGAACCCGACACAGTAGCTCCAACACTGGATTTTACCATTTCAGGAACCTCGAGTGGTTCCGAACCCATTGTGGTAAGCAACCAAATGGAAATCAATATTAATGCACAAGATGCGAACGGTATAGCAAAAGTTGAAGCCTTTATCGATAATGAAAAAGTGGGAGAAGATACTTCTTCTCCGTTCCATATAGTGGTTGATCTATCGGGCTATGCTGCTAAATCCTTGACAGCTAAATCTCAAAATTACATATTGCGTGTTGATGCTACGGATACCTTTGGAAACAAGTCTTCCTCAGAGCAAATGATTACCGTTATCAATGAGACCCCATTGATAACTATAAATATTCCTGATGCGTATGTGAACTCAAAACTTATTGAATTTTACATATTTGCCTCCACAATGGATGGCGAATTAATGGGCGTTAAAAAAGTAAATCCGAATGACAATAATATCACTATTAGTACCCTTAAAGATGTATCTGAAAATGAATTATATATGCTGACATTTGCTGAATTGACCGTTTATGGCGCAAAATTCAGTACCATTGCTAGTATAACACAGGAGTTGCTTCCTGAAATAAATCTAGGCAGTTACCCAATATTCGAACCCTATCCAGGTATTAATATTTTTCAGGCATCTGGGTTTAATGAAACTTCTGGTGATAAGCTGTATGTTTTTGGCAATAGATATGTAGGAGTGTTGGACCAGAATAATTTAGACAATATTAGAGTAGATAGGTCTAACTGCATTGATTGTAACAATCCATCTCCTGACTCCTTATATTTTGTGAAGAGAAACTTTACTACAGATGATTACAAATATTTGACAACAGCATGGGATATTGACAGTGATGATTTAATATCATATGATGATTTTACTGATAAAGGCGCTGTAAAAAGGGAAATTCAAATCACCAATACATCAGGTCAACCCAACTCATATTTCCATTATAAAATCCTCGGCTATTTTAATGAAGGTGATTTTGAGAATAATTTTTACCACCATGTAGATACTGGAGTTGGCAATACCATAACTGATAACAAAATAAATTACTACTATAACGAAATCTTTGAGCATTATGCTTTCGAATTATCACTGGATGGTTATTATACATACCGTACCGATTTGCCTCCAAGTACAATAACTCCTTTGGATTGGACATTGGAATATTCAATACAGGATAGAGAGATATCCATTGAAAAAAGCAGCGTCGGTGATATTTTAGGAAAAATAAAGCTTGGGTCTCAAACGGTTGATGAAGATTATATTCCGTACAGTTGGGAACTCATTTTTAATAGTCAGCAGATAAATGGATTAAAAATTCCAGAATTGCCAGAAGAAATCAAATCCTGGGAGTTTTATGAAGCTTTCTCAACTCAACCACTTCAAGTGGATCAAGTGGAAATTAAAAAATATGAGAACATTACTGGATATGATGATTATATCAGAAAAGTAATTGCAAACAATAAAAAGGCTTATTTTATTTCCAATAACATCGAATCCATATTCATTGGTAGTGAAAGTAATTATCACAGAGCTGTTGACGATTGGTTGATTGACTAGGGAATTGCCTAACCTATTATCAACCAATGGCCAATTGTTCTCGATGAGGTTTTACCTTTACATTTTGATTTGGCATCCACAATTATCCATTTTAAGATTTAAATGAATTAATTGGATATTTTTCAAATTGATGTCCTAAAAATGGTAAGGCTATACCGGGGATTTCAAAATGCCTATAACAATCCAGACCACTTTTTGTTAAACCAATATTATGAGATTATAGCAATAATCATTAAAAAGTGACTTACAGCCCCACCCAAAACAAAAAAATGCCATATTAAATGATTATATGGTATTTTTTTTACGGCATAAAACACGATTCCAATGGTATAAAATGCTCCCCCTAAGGCAAGGTAGATTAATCCTTTTGAGGACATGTGCGCCAATAAATATGGTAAATCAATTACGATAAGCCACCCCATAATTCCATAAAGGACTAAAGAAAACGCTTCAAACCTGCCAGTAAAGAATATTTTAAGAACTGTTCCGAATATGGCTATAGCCCATACTAAGTAAAACAATAACCATCCCTTGGATGGCAGTAATACAGAAAGGCATACTGGAGTATATGTTCCTGCAATCAAATAATAAATACTGATGTGATCCAGAATCCTGAGCTTCTTCTTTATTTTAGGATTCTCTACCGCATGATAGGTGGTAGAAGCGGAAAACAATAGTATTAAAGAAAGTACATAAGCAATTATACTACCTTTCATATAAGGATTGCTTTCTACTTCATTTTGAAAAAGAAGTATTCCTCCTACTACTGCCAGTACTATACCGAAAGCATGGGAATAGGCATTTAATTTTTCTTCAAGTACAACTGGATTGGTTTGGGAACTCAATGGTATCGTTTAAAAGATGTTTTTTATGTTGCAAAGATAATCCCTAAAAACAAAAAAGCCCTTCACTTACGTAAAGGGCTTCAAGGAAGGCGGCGACCTACTCTCCCACCTGGTGTGGCAGTACCATCGGCGCAAACGGGCTTAACTTCCCTGTTCGGAATGGAAAGGGGTGGGCCCCGTCGCCATGGCCACCTAGATTTTATCCTGAACTTGTTTCAGGACCTCCTTGTCCAAAGGTCATAAGGTGCAAGAAGGGAATTTCATCAAATTGATATGACATATGTTGGGACGGACCTTGCGGTCGTCAAAAAAGAGTCAACGAAGTATGTTCTTACATAAGGAACCACCAAGAGGGCGGTTGCGCAAGCTTACGGGCAATTAGTACCGCTCGGCTGCATGCATCGCTGCACTTCCACCTACGGCCTATCGACGTGGTCATCTCCCACGGCCCTTTAAAGAGATCTCATCTTGTGGCGGGTTTCGCGCTTATATGCTTTCAGCGCTTATCCCATCCCGACTTAGCTACCCGGCGATGCCCCTGGCGGGACAACCGGCGCACCAGCGGTCGGTCCAACCCGGTCCTCTCGTACTAGGGTCAGATCCACTCAAATCTCTAACGCCCGCAGTAGATAGAGACCGAACTGTCTCACGACGTTCTGAACCCAGCTCGCGTGCCACTTTAATGGGCGAACAGCCCAACCCTTGGGACCTTCTCCAGCCCCAGGATGTGACGAGCCGACATCGAGGTGCCAAACCCCCCGTCGATGTGAGCTCTTGGGGGAGATCAGCCTGTTATCCCCGGCGTACCTTTTATCCTTTGAGCGATGGCCCTTCCATGCGGAACCACCGGATCACTATGCTCTAGTTTCCTACCTGTTCGACCTGTATGTCTCACAGTCAAGCGCCCTTGTGCCATTGCACTCTGCACACGATTGCCAACCGTATTGAGGGCACCTTTAGAAGCCTCCGTTACTCTTTTGGAGGCGACCACCCCAGTCAAACTACCCACCACGCACTGTCCCCCGTTAGGGGTTAGGCCCCGATCAAACAAAGGCTGGTATTTCAACAACGGCTCCTCCACGCCTGGCGACGCAGATTCAAAGCCTCCCAGCTATCCTACACATTGTTTGACCAAGGTCAATACGAAGCTATAGTAAAGGTGCACGGGGTCTTTTCGTCCCACTGCGGGTAACCGGCATCTTCACCGATACTACAATTTCACCGAGATCATGGTTGAGACAGTGCCCAGATCGTTGCACCATTCGTGCAGGTCGGAACTTACCCGACAAGGAATTTCGCTACCTTAGGACCGTTATAGTTACGGCCGCCGTTTACCGGGGCTTCAGTTCAATGCTTCACCACAAGTGGCTGACATCTCCCTTTAACCTTCCGGCACCGGGCAGGTGTCAGGCCCTATACGTCATCTTTCGATTTGGCAGAGCCCTGTGTTTTTGATAAACAGTCGCCTGGGCCTATTCACTGCGGCTCCCCCGGAGGGGAGCGACGCTTCTCCCGAAGTTACGCGTCCATTTTGCCTAGTTCCTTAACCATGAATCTCTCGAGCGCCTTAGAATTCTCATCCCGACCACCTGTGTCGGTTTACGGTACGGGCCGCATATCTCGCTTTTCTTGGAGGCAACGCCGCTGGATTATCGACGCGGCCGTGGCCTTGTCGTACTATCGCTTGCGCTTCAACGTGCTATTCCGTCAGCACGCACCAACTAAGTTGCCCCGTCACTTTTAGTGATATGCGGGTAGCGGAATATTAACCGCTTGTCCATCCACTGCCCCTTCCGGGTTCGTGTTAGGTCCCGACTGACCCCCGGCTGATTAGCATGGCCGGGGAAACCTTGGTCTTTCGGCGTGCGGGTTTCTCGCCCGCATTATCGTTACTTATGCCTACATTTTCGTTTCTGTACGCTCCAGCACACCTCACAGTGCACCTTCAGCGCCGAACAGAATGCTCCCCTACCCATCTTTCGATGCCATAGCTTCGGTAATGTGCTTATGCCCGATCATTATCCATGCGGGACCGCTCGACCAGTGAGCTGTTACGCACTCTTTAAATGAATGGCTGCTTCCAAGCCAACATCCTGGCTGTCTATGCAGTCCCACCGCGTTTTGTCAACTTAGCACATATTTGGGGACCTTAGCTGATGGTCCGGGTTCTTTCCCTCTCGGACATGGACCTTAGCACCCATGCCCTCACTGCCCTGAAACATTATATAGCATTCGGAGTTTGTCAGGAATTGGTAGGCGGTGAAGCCCCCGCATCCAATCAGTAGCTCTACCTCTATATAACTATCAGAACGCTGCACCTAAATGCATTTCGGGGAGTACGAGCTATTTCCGAGCTTGATTGGCCTTTCACCCCTACCCACAGGTCATCCCAAGACTTTTCAACGTCAACGGGTTCGGTCCTCCACTATGTGTTACCACAGCTTCAACCTGCCCATGGGTAGATCGCACGGTTTCGCGTCTACTACTACCGACTAAAGCGCCCTGTTCAGACTCGCTTTCGCTACGGCTGCGCACCTGAAGTGCTTAACCTTGCCGGTAAAAGTAACTCGTAGGCTCATTATGCAAAAGGCACGCCGTCACCAATAAATTGGCTCCGACCGCTTGTAGGCGTATGGTTTCAGGGTCTGTTTCACTCCGTTATTCACGGTTCTTTTCACCTTTCCCTCACGGTACTGGTTCACTATCGGTCTCTCAGGAGTATTTAGCCTTGGCGGATGGTCCCGCCGGATTCACACAGGGTTTCACGTGCCCCGCGCTACTCAGGATACCACTATCTTTAACGCTCCTTGCCCGTACGGGACTGTCACCCATATCGTGCAGCTTTCCAACTGCTTCCGGTTCGTCGCGCAAAGAACATTGTGGTCCTACAACCCCGTCATTGCCGGAACAACAACGGTTTGGGCCGATCCGATTTCGCTCGCCACTACTCTCGGAATCACTCTTGTTTTCTCTTCCTCCGCCTACTTAGATGTTTCAGTTCAGCGGGTTCGCCCACCTTACGGTGTGACTGGCCTTCAACCAGCCGGGTTGCCCCATTCGGACACCCACGGATCAATGCTCATGTGCAGCTCCCCGTGGATTTTCGCAGCTTATCACGTCCTTCTTCGCCTCTGAGAGCCTAGGCATCCCCCATACGCCCTTCTTTTGCTTGTCGCACCTGTACATAAGTACAAATGCCCTCTCGTAATCCTTAATGTTCTATTCTACTTCGTGTTTCTTCTTTGACTTCGCACAGATCGATATAAATCAATCCTGCTCCGTCCCAATATGTCAATGAACTTTTCAAGTTATGAGTTCTCAGTGTTGAGTTCAGAGCAAACACTCTTGACTCTTTAACTCCGAACCCCTAACTCGGATGTGGAGAATATCGGAGTCGAACCGATGACCTCCTGCGTGCAAGGCAGGCGCTCTAGCCAGCTGAGCTAATCCCCCATTATCAGTTGTCAGTTAACAGTTATCAGTTAACAGTACTATATAACGGTAACCCAACATCTAGAATTTCCTAATCTCAGTACTCAATGAACTTATCATCGTAGTCTCAGGCAGACTCGAACTGCCGACCTCTACATTATCAGTGTAGCGCTCTAACCAGCTGAGCTATGAGACTGTCTTGGCCTATTGCCAGTATTTGTAACATATTATGAACGACAGCGCAATACTATAACAACCACCTCGTGCAGGACCCGATATTCCGGGCGTCTCTTTCTCTAGAAAGGAGGTGTTCCAGCCGCACCTTCCGGTACGGCTACCTTGTTACGACTTAGCCCTAGTTACCGATTTTGCCCTAGGCCGCTCCTCGCGGTGACGGACTTCAGGCACTCCCGGCTTCCATGGCTTGACGGGCGGTGTGTACAAGGCCCGGGAACGTATTCACCGGATCATGGCTGATATCCGATTACTAGCGATTCCAGCTTCACGGGGTCGAGTTGCAGACCCCGATCCGAACTGTGACCGGTTTTGTAGATCCGCGCCCCCTTGCGGGGTGGCTTCCCTCTGTACCGGCCATTGTAGCACGTGTGTAGCCCAGGACGTAAGGGCCGTGATGATTTGACGTCGTCCCCACCTTCCTCACGGTTTGCACCGGCAGTCCCGTTAGAGTCCCCATCTTGACATGCTGGCAACTAACGGTAGGGGTTGCGCTCGTTATAGGACTTAACCTGACACCTCACGGCACGAGCTGACGACAACCATGCAGCACCTTGCAGGCGGTCCGAAGAAAGGGGTATCTCTACCCCATGCAGCCTGCATTTAAGCCCTGGTAAGGTTCCTCGCGTATCATCGAATTAAACCACATGCTCCACCGCTTGTGCGGGCCCCCGTCAATTCCTTTGAGTTTCATTCTTGCGAACGTACTCCCCAGGTGGGATACTTATCACTTTCGCTTGGCCACGGAGACCGAAGTCCCCACAGCTAGTATCCATCGTTTACGGCGTGGACTACCGGGGTATCTAATCCCGTTCGCTACCCACGCTTTCGTCCATCAGCGTCAGTACATGGTTGGTCACCTGCCTTCGCGATCGGTGTTCTATGTGATATCTATGCATTTCACCGCTACACCACATGTTCCGGCAACCCCACCATGACTCAAGACCTGCAGTATCAAAGGCAATTTTATGGTTGAGCCACAAACTTTCACCCCTGACTTACAGGCCCGCCTACGGACCCTTTAAACCCAATGATTCCGGATAACGCTCGGACCCTCCGTATTACCGCGGCTGCTGGCACGGAGTTAGCCGGTCCTTATTCTTACGGTACCGTCAGACACCTACACGTAGGTGCGTTTCTTCCCGTATAAAAGCAGTTTACAACCCATAGGGCAGTCATCCTGCACGCGGCATGGCTGGATCAGGCTCCCGCCCATTGTCCAATATTCCTCACTGCTGCCTCCCGTAGGAGTCTGGTCCGTGTCTCAGTACCAGTGTGGGGGATCCCCCTCTCAGGGCCCCTAACCATCGCTGCCTTGGTGGGCCGTTACCCCGCCAACTAACTAATGGTACGCATGGCCATCCCTGTCCGATAAATCTTTAACCGAAACATCATGCGATGTAACGGTACCATGGGGCATTAATCCAAGTTTCCCTGGGCTATTCCCCTGACAGGGGCAGGTTCCATACGCGTTCCGCACCCGTGCGCCGGTCGCCGGCAAAAAAGCAAGCTTTTTCCCGCTGCCCCTCGACTTGCATGTGTTAGGCCTGCCGCTAGCGTTCATCCTGAGCCAGGATCAAACTCTTCATTGTATTTCCTTGAATGTCTGTCCGACACCCGAAAACACGAGTCCCCGCATCAAAATGGTTCTTTATAATTCTTACGCTGTCGTTACAATATGTATATGAACTTGTTTGTTTCACTCGAACCGATAATCAAAATCAATTTCTTATCGATTTCACCTCTTCACCTATTCGGTAAAGCGGGTGCAAATTTACAACTGTTTTTTTATTTGGCAAGATTTTTTTGAAAAAAAATTCAAAACATTTTTTCGACCTCAAAAACAGTTTTTTTTACATGAACTTTTCCCTTGCACACCTTGGTGTTTTTCGGGCTGCAAATGTAAAATGCTTTTTTTGATTACACAATGCTTTGCTTTATTTTTTTCTGTTTTTTTCTTTTGCCAAAAACAGTCTTTCAAAATGCCTGTGAACGTCTCCAAAAAACAAACCCTTTGTTGTTTTTGGGGCTGCAAATGTAACACCATTTTGAGAATAAACAAGAGGTTTTTTTAATTCTCCCAACAACATATCGTCAATCAACTGAAAACAAAGCAGATAAAAATACAATTTTTTTGAAAAATTCAAAAGTTGCATTCGTTTTCAACCGTTTCCTTTTACAAATCGACCACAATCACCTTTTGATACCAAGAAAATTAATGCTTATATAGTAAATAGGTATTGCAGCATCTATACAAGGTATTATCTTTGTCGTCTTGAAAATAAAACTTAGAAGTTTAAACAACATGATAAAGATCACATTGCCTGATGGTGCTGTAAAAGAAGTCGAAAAGGGAACTTCTCCCTTTTCTGTCGCCCAAAGTATTAGCGAAGGGCTTGCCCGAAACGTTATTTCTGCAAAGTTCAATGATACAACGGTCGAGACTTCCACCCCATTGACCACAGACGGCGCATTGACTCTTTACACTTGGAAAGATGCTGAGGGCAAAAAAGCATTTTGGCACTCTACATCCCACGTAGTCGCCCAAGCTTTGGAAGAGCTTTATCCTGGAATTAAGCTAACCATTGGTCCGGCCATTGAAAACGGATTTTATTATGATGTGGATTTTGGCGATCATACCATTTCCGAAAAAGATTTTCCGAAGATAGAGAAGAAAGCTTTGGAAATAGCTCGAGGCAAGCACGACTATAAAATGAGAAGCGTATCCAAAGCAGAGGCTCTTTCTTATTATAAAGAACAAGGGAACGAGTATAAGGTTGAGCTCATTGAAAACCTTGAAGATGGTTCCATAACATTTTGCGACCATAGCACATTTACCGACCTGTGTCGAGGAGGGCATATTCCGAACACAGGCATTATAAAAGCAATTAAGCTTTTGAGCGTTGCCGGTGCTTATTGGCGCGGCGATGAAAACAATACACAGTTAACCCGCGTTTACGGTATTTCTTTTCCAAAACAGAAAGAATTAACGGAATATCTTCAGCTCTTGGAAGAGGCCAAAAAAAGGGACCACAGAAAATTAGGGAAAGAACTTGAGCTTTTCACATTTTCACAAAAGGTTGGCCAAGGCCTCCCTTTATGGTTGCCCAATGGAGCAGCATTACGTGAACGCTTGGAACAATTCCTTAAAAAAGCACAGAAGAAAGCCGGTTATGAAATGGTGGTGACCCCACATATTGGCCAAAAGGAACTTTATGTTACATCCGGTCACTATGCCAAATACGGTGAAGATAGCTTTCAACCCATACATACACCAAAAGAGGACGAAGAGTTTTTGTTAAAACCCATGAACTGCCCTCATCATTGCGAGATTTTCAACAGCAAACCATACAGTTACAAGGATTTGCCAAAACGCTATGCGGAGTTTGGCACTGTATATAGGTACGAACAGAGTGGTGAACTGCACGGCCTTACCAGGGTAAGGGGTTTTACTCAAGACGATGCGCACATATTTTGCACCACCGAGCAATTGAACGACGAGTTCAAAAATGTTATCGATCTTACCTTATATGTACTCAACTCATTGGGTTTTGACGATTTTACGGCCCAAGTATCCATAAGGGATATGGAAAATCCCGACAAATATATTGGTAATGCCGAAGATTGGGACAGAGCAGAGAGCGCAATTATCAACGCTGCCGAAGAGAAAGGTCTAAACTACATAATCGAAAGTGGTGAAGCTGCGTTTTATGGTCCAAAACTGGATTTTATGATAAAAGATGCCCTAGGCAGAAACTGGCAATTGGGCACCATTCAGGTTGACTATAATTTACCGAAGCGATTTGACCTGACTTACAAAGGCAGTGATAATGAACTGCACAGACCGGTAATGATCCACCGTGCGCCCTTTGGCAGTATGGAACGATTTGTTGCCCTATTGCTGGAGCATACCGGAGGAAACTTCCCGCTTTGGTTGATTCCGACACAGGCTATTGTACTGCCCGTCAGCGAGAAACACGAAAAATATGCGGAAAAAGTTTTGAATTCGTTAGAAAATCACGAAATTCGCGCGCTCATTGATAATAGGAACGAGACGGTAGGGAAAAAAATCCGTGAAGCAGAACTCAAAAAAATTCCATTCATGATCATTGTAGGTGAACAGGAAGAAGAGTCTGCTACCATTTCTGTTAGGCGTCATGGCGGCGAAGATTTAGGAAGTCTGAGCGTTAATGCTTTTTCAGACTTGGTAACTACTGAAATAAATAGTACCTTAAAGTCGTTCTAAAAAATTAAGTTTAATTAAAAAGTTTACGTCATAGCAATTAGAAGAAGATTTAGACCCCAACCCAGGAGGGAAAACAAAAACCCTCACAACATCAATGAAAAAATAAAAGCCCGGGAAGTACGTCTTGTCGGCGATAATGTTGAAATGGGTGTTTACCCCATATCAAAAGCTAGGGAAATAGCAACCGAACAGGAATTGGACCTGGTAGAAATTTCACCAAATGCCGAACCCCCTGTTTGTAAGGTAATGGACTATAAAAAGTTCCTTTACGAGCAAAAGAAACGTGACAAAGCCATGAAGGCCAAAGCGAGTAAAGTGGTCGTAAAGGAAATTAGATTTGGCCCACAGACGGATGATCATGATTACGATTTCAAGAAAAGACACGCAGAGAAATTCTTGAAAGACGGAGCCAAGTTAAAAGCCTATGTATTCTTTAAAGGACGTTCCATCGTTTATAAAGATCAAGGCGAAATATTACTTCTAAGGTTGGCACAGGAATTGGAAGACCTAGGTAAGGTTGAGCAAATGCCAAAATTGGAAGGTAAGCGAATGACCATGTTCATCGCACCCAAAACAAGTAAAAAATAAAACCGAACATAGTTCGGTCTAATAAGCGGAGTTAAATACTAGGAAAATGCCTAAGATGAAAACAAAATCCAGTGCCAAAAAGCGTTTTAAGCTTACCGGTTCTGGTAAAATCAAAAGAAAGCACGCTTTTAAGAGTCACATTTTGACCAAAAAATCTAAAAAGCGAAAGCTGAAGTTGACCCATTCCACTTTGGTTCACAAAGCGGATGAGGACAACATCAAAGAACAGTTACGTTTAAAATAATTGTTCACCGGTACATTATTTATTAACCATGGAGTCGGGCCAACCAAGTCCTCAAAAATTGAGGCGCCTGCTACAAAAAAATGACACATTATGCCAAGATCAGTAAATTCAGTTGCTTCACGAGCTAGAAGAAAAAAAGTGATGAAGCAAGCCAAAGGTTACTTTGGAAGACGTAAAAACGTTTGGACGGTAGCCAAAAATGCGGTAGAAAAAGCAATGCTTTACGCTTACCGTGATAGAAGAAACAAAAAGCGTACTTTCCGTTCGCTATGGATTACCCGTATCAATGCTGGTGCCAGAATGCACGGAATGTCTTACTCTCAATTTATGGGTAAAGTAAAAGCCAATGGAATAGAGCTTAACAGAAAAGTTCTTGCCGATTTGGCCATGAACCACCCAGATGCTTTCAAGGCAATCGTTGAGAAAGTAAAGTAAAAAGTTAATATAAACTTACCCCGCTTATTTTAAGATCCCGCCTCGTGCGGGATCTTTTATTTTATATATGTTCTCCACTGGGCAAAAACCGATACGACTTCATTTATTGACCATAAGCGGTAACCACCAATTGCCGGCCCGAAGCTTGGTTACGATGTTCGCACAGGTAAATACCTTGCCATATACCCATGTTCAATCTACCCTGGGTTATAGGAATCTGTACCGAAGTTCCCATTAGGGAGGCCTTGATGTGAGCGGGCATGTCGTCCGGTCCTTCGTAAGTATGCACGTAATACGGCGCATTTTCAGGTACCATCATATTCATGTGGCTTTCAAAATCTGTTCGAACCGTGGGATCCGCATTCTCGTTGATCGTTAAACTGGCCGAAGTATGCTTGATGAAGACCTGCAAAAACCCAGTGTTTATCTTTCGGAGTTCAGGCAAGGCATCAAGAATTATATCCGTAATCAAATGGAATCCTCTAGAATAAGACCGTAGTTGTATTTCTTTCTGATAAAAATTCATGCCAAAAAATTCTCTTGCCCGAAATTAATATAAAGTTTACCAAAACTACCGTTGCTATCTGTGAATATAAAA
It includes:
- the rplT gene encoding 50S ribosomal protein L20 — translated: MPRSVNSVASRARRKKVMKQAKGYFGRRKNVWTVAKNAVEKAMLYAYRDRRNKKRTFRSLWITRINAGARMHGMSYSQFMGKVKANGIELNRKVLADLAMNHPDAFKAIVEKVK
- a CDS encoding secondary thiamine-phosphate synthase enzyme YjbQ — protein: MNFYQKEIQLRSYSRGFHLITDIILDALPELRKINTGFLQVFIKHTSASLTINENADPTVRTDFESHMNMMVPENAPYYVHTYEGPDDMPAHIKASLMGTSVQIPITQGRLNMGIWQGIYLCEHRNQASGRQLVVTAYGQ